The Artemia franciscana chromosome 11, ASM3288406v1, whole genome shotgun sequence genome has a segment encoding these proteins:
- the LOC136032579 gene encoding uncharacterized protein LOC136032579 — translation MDAFTLLDFEGASNGEMRSRVSNAAVEITRGCRLALEWEEMSARCVKEFKYLGSWIEYDGEIANEIKRKIGQATSAFSKLKPVWRSSKYSMRLKLRLLNSNVMSILLYASECWKLNTQLEKRVLAFENMCLRRILNISWQEKVTNIEVHRRTSQPLATDLLKRRRWTYLGHVLRMPEDRLPNTVYDWRPEGRRKRGRPRHTLRRQYDRDLRNAELSLQPQWEDVMAAAQLRDVWRGFVDAL, via the exons ATGGATGCTTTTACTCTATTAGATTTTGAAGGCGCTAGCAATGGCGAAATGAGGTCTAGAGTGTCTAACGCagcagtagaaattacaaggggTTGCCGACTAGCCCTAGAATGGGAGGAGATGTCTGCACGATGT GTCaaggaatttaaatatcttgggaGTTGGATCGAATACGATGGTGAAATAGCCAACGAAATCAAGAGGAAAATTGGACAAGCGACATCGGCTTTTAGCAAGTTGAAACCAGTCTGGCGCAGTAGTAAATACTCTATGCGCTTGAAGCTCCGCCTCCTGAATAGCAATGTGATGTCCATCCTCCTCTATGCTAGTGAATGCTGGAAACTAAACACCCAGCTAgagaaacgtgtcctagcctttGAAAACATGTGCCTTAGGAGAATCCTGAACATATCGTGGCAGGAAAAGGTCACCAACATAGAAGTTCACCGGCGAACCAGTCAGCCATTAGCTACTGACCTTCTGAAACGTAGGAGATGGACATACCTTGGCCACGTCCTCCGTATGCCAGAGGATCGACTCCCGAATACAGTATATGATTGGCGTCCCGAGGGGAGGCGAAAAAGAGGTCGACCAAGACACACCTTACGACGACAGTACGACCGAGACCTGAGAAATGCGGAGTTGTCTCTTCAACCacagtgggaggacgtcatGGCTGCAGCTCAGCTCAGAGATGTCTGGCGAGGTTTCGTAGACGCCCTATGA